From one Halothece sp. PCC 7418 genomic stretch:
- a CDS encoding type II toxin-antitoxin system HicB family antitoxin, which translates to MLETLKYKMVIEWSDKDECFLVAFPDFPGNYWRTHGDTYEEALANGKEALESLVLCYKDLGEALPTPSVVST; encoded by the coding sequence ATGCTGGAGACTCTTAAGTACAAAATGGTGATCGAGTGGTCAGACAAAGATGAGTGTTTTTTAGTCGCTTTCCCAGATTTTCCAGGTAACTACTGGCGGACTCATGGTGATACTTATGAGGAAGCATTAGCTAATGGGAAGGAAGCTCTAGAATCATTAGTGCTTTGCTATAAAGATTTAGGAGAAGCACTCCCGACTCCTTCAGTTGTTAGCACTTAA
- a CDS encoding DUF1257 domain-containing protein, which produces MNQKYAHQTLMQTVEEQGFDVEEEEVLEDGTVKVVVGRWV; this is translated from the coding sequence ATTAATCAAAAGTATGCCCATCAAACCTTGATGCAAACCGTAGAAGAACAAGGGTTTGATGTGGAAGAAGAGGAAGTGTTAGAAGATGGAACGGTGAAAGTTGTTGTGGGAAGATGGGTTTAA
- a CDS encoding DUF4258 domain-containing protein — protein MIIQLTDSFQVFVSNHGVQQMEKRQIKQTWIREVLINSIAIESDPKDADLKWAFGKVDCQDGLTRVLKVVYNDQVTPFKIVTIHFDRKAKNRFL, from the coding sequence ATGATTATTCAGTTAACTGATTCTTTTCAAGTTTTTGTTAGTAATCATGGGGTTCAACAAATGGAGAAACGTCAAATCAAACAAACTTGGATTAGGGAAGTCTTAATTAATTCCATTGCCATTGAATCTGATCCTAAAGATGCTGATTTAAAGTGGGCTTTTGGAAAAGTTGATTGTCAGGATGGACTAACAAGAGTTTTGAAGGTTGTTTACAATGATCAAGTGACCCCATTTAAAATAGTGACGATTCATTTTGATAGAAAGGCAAAAAATAGGTTTTTATGA
- a CDS encoding AAA family ATPase, protein MAVEEDPVEQVLSEVSQRGNPQRQLLYWDIVRGWSDNNKDKGSLMPALNRIRTTKEEDATLFVIRDLHGVLKHPETDKNAPIIRELKNLTRELKTSRKTILLLSHRLEIPPELSEEMTVLDFPLPTFSEIDYLVSQLVTPEKLKLEGLAKEQFLKACQGLSRARIRRVLAKALAAKQEINETDIDVVLEEKRQTIRQTGILEFSPAPDSLKMVGGLENLKQWVRMRKDAFSDEAKRYGIPTPKGLLLVGIQGTGKSLSAKTIAHEWRVPLLKLDTGRLFGGIVGESESRVRQMIQLSEAMSPCILWIDEIDKAFGSINSGVSGDSGTSQRVFGSLITWMQEKTQPVFIVATANNVEVLPAELLRKGRFDETFFINLPTEKERKAIFRVHLQQVRGSRLQEFNLDLLAKSSENFSGAEIQQAIIDGMHLAFGQGESGKRRDFNTQDILAALEETVPLSAIAHQQIKALKQWAAEAGARTASKDDGLLKELQDYQSSSGINPIQVD, encoded by the coding sequence GTGGCAGTAGAAGAAGACCCTGTTGAACAAGTCCTCAGCGAAGTTTCCCAACGAGGAAACCCGCAACGTCAACTCCTCTACTGGGATATTGTGCGCGGTTGGAGTGATAATAACAAGGATAAAGGGTCGTTAATGCCTGCGTTAAACCGCATCCGTACCACCAAAGAAGAGGATGCAACCCTCTTTGTGATTCGCGACTTACATGGCGTTCTCAAACACCCCGAAACCGATAAAAACGCCCCAATTATCCGTGAACTCAAAAATCTCACCCGAGAACTCAAAACCAGTCGCAAAACCATCCTCCTATTATCCCACCGTTTAGAAATTCCCCCTGAACTCTCAGAAGAAATGACGGTGTTAGATTTTCCTCTCCCCACTTTCTCCGAGATTGATTATCTCGTCTCGCAACTGGTGACACCAGAGAAACTGAAACTGGAAGGCTTAGCAAAAGAACAATTCCTCAAAGCCTGTCAGGGGTTGAGTCGCGCGAGAATCAGACGGGTATTAGCCAAAGCCCTTGCTGCGAAACAGGAAATCAATGAAACCGATATTGATGTGGTTTTAGAGGAGAAACGGCAAACGATTCGTCAAACAGGCATTTTAGAGTTTTCTCCAGCACCCGATTCCTTAAAAATGGTAGGAGGCTTAGAAAACCTCAAACAGTGGGTACGGATGCGGAAAGATGCCTTTAGTGATGAGGCGAAACGCTATGGAATCCCCACCCCGAAAGGATTGTTGTTAGTGGGGATACAGGGAACAGGAAAGTCTCTCTCGGCGAAGACCATTGCCCATGAATGGCGGGTTCCCCTCTTAAAATTGGATACAGGACGCTTATTTGGGGGGATTGTGGGAGAAAGTGAAAGCCGTGTCCGTCAAATGATTCAGTTATCGGAAGCGATGTCTCCCTGCATTCTGTGGATTGATGAGATTGATAAGGCATTTGGCAGTATTAACAGTGGCGTGAGTGGGGATTCAGGAACGTCGCAACGGGTGTTTGGGTCGTTGATTACGTGGATGCAGGAGAAAACCCAGCCTGTGTTTATTGTCGCCACCGCGAACAATGTGGAAGTGTTACCCGCCGAGTTGTTGCGGAAAGGGCGCTTTGATGAAACCTTCTTTATCAATCTTCCCACGGAAAAAGAACGCAAAGCTATCTTTCGGGTGCATTTACAGCAAGTGAGAGGATCGCGCTTACAAGAGTTTAACTTGGATTTACTGGCAAAATCATCGGAAAACTTCAGTGGTGCGGAGATTCAGCAAGCAATTATTGATGGGATGCACTTAGCCTTTGGACAGGGAGAAAGTGGCAAACGGCGAGATTTTAATACCCAAGATATCTTAGCAGCGTTAGAGGAAACTGTACCACTGAGCGCGATCGCGCACCAACAAATCAAAGCCCTAAAACAATGGGCAGCCGAAGCAGGCGCAAGAACTGCTTCTAAAGACGATGGACTGTTAAAAGAGTTGCAAGATTATCAATCTTCATCAGGGATTAATCCCATTCAAGTTGATTAG
- a CDS encoding UPF0175 family protein → MSLTISDDILQTVNMTERELLIEIAILLFQQERFTLGQASHFAKMNQLHFQRLLASRQIPLHYDVEELQEDVRTLEANGWQ, encoded by the coding sequence ATGAGTCTAACGATTTCAGATGACATTCTGCAAACTGTAAACATGACAGAAAGGGAACTCCTGATTGAAATTGCTATCTTGCTATTCCAACAGGAACGATTTACCCTTGGACAAGCCAGTCATTTTGCTAAAATGAATCAACTTCATTTTCAAAGATTGCTTGCGAGTCGTCAAATTCCCCTTCATTATGATGTTGAGGAACTGCAAGAAGATGTTCGTACTTTAGAGGCTAATGGTTGGCAATGA
- a CDS encoding Hsp70 family protein: protein MTIIAVDFGTTNTVISYLPPDSETPTTLKLGNLSRLFRLRNNKGEIKEVPVIPSLVFIDEKHQYQVGEVVRSRRLGLSQPHHFFKGFKRDLAADFQPPPREIDGVHYTPEQICQQFLEIIWTAIQQENLQPTQAVFTVPVGAFERYRDWFWQLAQELKIPQLQLVDESTAAALGYAQNRPGSLVLVIDFGGGTLDLSLVRTAFGENEQELKGEVVAKADAYVGGGDIDAWIVEDYLTSMGQQREDTDETTWQNLLEIAERLKIRLSGKEEAKESWLNEETFESYEIQLQRDRVEEILEARQLLDELREALDDIISTALRKGIQKSEIEQVFLTGGSSLIPAVQQLVVSFFGRKRVHFSNPFEAVSHGALRAARLHSVDDYLRHSYAIRLWEPALQQYQYHPLFEKGTAYPCAGEPFTLQVAVDGQREIELDIGELADVSQVGEVSYDAQGRMTTGTVNRETRFSSLGEEAKVCVAHLDPPGKVGRDRVTVKFAVNEQRVLVGTVTDLLTQRVLVDDTEVIKLT, encoded by the coding sequence ATGACCATTATCGCAGTTGACTTTGGAACTACAAACACGGTTATCAGTTACCTCCCCCCCGACTCGGAAACTCCCACTACCCTGAAGTTAGGGAACTTATCTCGCCTGTTCCGTTTACGAAATAACAAAGGAGAAATCAAAGAAGTTCCTGTAATTCCATCCCTTGTATTTATTGATGAGAAGCATCAGTATCAAGTGGGAGAAGTGGTTAGATCGCGTCGTTTAGGGTTGAGTCAACCGCATCACTTTTTTAAGGGCTTTAAACGGGATTTAGCCGCCGACTTTCAACCACCACCGAGAGAAATTGATGGCGTTCACTACACACCCGAACAGATTTGTCAACAGTTTCTAGAAATTATCTGGACAGCAATCCAACAGGAGAATCTGCAACCAACCCAAGCGGTGTTTACCGTTCCCGTGGGGGCGTTTGAACGGTATCGAGATTGGTTTTGGCAATTAGCGCAGGAACTGAAGATTCCGCAATTGCAGTTAGTGGATGAATCAACCGCTGCTGCGTTGGGATACGCCCAAAACCGCCCTGGTTCATTGGTGTTGGTGATTGATTTTGGCGGGGGAACGCTGGATTTAAGTTTGGTGCGAACGGCGTTTGGCGAGAATGAACAGGAATTGAAAGGGGAAGTGGTCGCAAAAGCCGATGCTTATGTGGGTGGTGGAGATATTGATGCGTGGATTGTTGAGGATTATCTCACCTCCATGGGTCAACAGCGAGAGGATACGGATGAAACCACCTGGCAAAACTTATTAGAAATTGCGGAACGGTTGAAAATTCGCTTGTCGGGGAAGGAGGAAGCAAAGGAGAGTTGGTTGAATGAGGAGACGTTTGAGTCTTATGAGATTCAGTTACAGCGCGATCGCGTGGAGGAAATTTTAGAAGCCCGACAGCTTCTAGATGAACTACGAGAGGCTTTAGATGATATTATCTCAACGGCGCTACGGAAGGGAATCCAAAAAAGTGAGATTGAACAAGTATTTCTCACAGGGGGAAGTTCCCTGATTCCTGCGGTACAACAGTTGGTGGTCTCCTTTTTTGGACGGAAGCGAGTCCACTTTTCCAACCCGTTTGAAGCGGTATCTCATGGGGCGTTACGGGCTGCGCGTTTACATTCGGTTGATGATTATTTACGCCATAGTTACGCAATCCGTCTCTGGGAACCTGCTTTGCAACAGTATCAGTATCATCCTTTGTTTGAAAAAGGAACCGCTTACCCCTGTGCAGGAGAACCCTTTACCTTACAAGTCGCAGTGGATGGACAACGGGAGATTGAGTTAGATATTGGGGAACTGGCGGATGTCTCACAAGTGGGAGAAGTGAGTTATGATGCCCAAGGGCGGATGACCACGGGAACAGTGAATCGGGAAACACGGTTTAGTTCTTTGGGAGAGGAAGCGAAAGTCTGTGTGGCGCATCTAGATCCCCCAGGGAAAGTGGGGCGCGATCGCGTTACGGTAAAGTTTGCGGTGAATGAACAACGAGTATTAGTGGGAACCGTTACCGATTTGTTAACCCAAAGGGTATTAGTGGATGACACGGAAGTTATAAAATTGACTTAG
- a CDS encoding ISAs1 family transposase — MSSLISFLKRVKDWRDSSGKRYPLWWILLIVILGLMVGCLSYRDLSAFAKNHHDYLLRLAKNTHLKVPSYSTIRRIMMGIENDNLIPIFNQWATQLSSKEEIPDWIAINGKSIKSTLTDTYGNKQNFASIVSWFSQENGLVLALEKLENKKTSEIHCVREMVDNTPLFNKILTLDAVHCQKETIRTINRSHNDYVIAVKKNQPKLYNSLEEIAHNQIPFQENICTDTSHGRQITRQVSVFEVPEKVPKIWQGSQYFIKVERKGYRKDKPYHQIVYYLSSCDQTAKKFSEKIQGHWGIENQLHWVKDVIFAEDTSPIHHLQSAVNFSVLKTICLNLFRLLGFLSITEGRRWLGQRLWLLPILIE, encoded by the coding sequence ATGTCTAGTTTAATCAGTTTCTTAAAACGAGTCAAGGACTGGCGGGATTCCAGTGGAAAAAGATATCCCCTATGGTGGATACTCCTAATTGTTATTTTAGGGCTAATGGTAGGTTGTTTAAGTTATAGAGACCTATCTGCTTTTGCTAAGAATCATCATGACTATCTTCTTCGCCTTGCCAAAAATACTCACCTTAAAGTTCCATCCTACTCCACCATTAGAAGAATCATGATGGGAATAGAAAATGATAATTTAATTCCAATTTTTAATCAATGGGCAACTCAATTATCTTCAAAAGAAGAAATTCCAGATTGGATCGCGATCAATGGCAAAAGTATTAAATCAACTTTAACTGATACCTACGGAAATAAACAGAATTTTGCTTCAATTGTCTCTTGGTTTTCTCAAGAAAATGGATTGGTTTTAGCCTTGGAAAAATTGGAGAATAAAAAGACTTCAGAAATTCACTGTGTTCGAGAAATGGTGGATAATACACCTTTATTCAATAAAATTTTGACTCTAGATGCTGTCCACTGTCAAAAAGAAACAATTAGAACGATTAATCGCTCTCATAATGATTATGTAATTGCGGTTAAGAAAAATCAACCTAAGTTGTACAATAGTTTAGAAGAAATTGCTCACAATCAGATTCCTTTTCAAGAGAATATCTGCACCGACACGAGTCATGGACGACAAATTACTCGCCAAGTCTCTGTTTTTGAAGTTCCAGAAAAAGTTCCTAAGATTTGGCAAGGAAGTCAGTATTTTATTAAAGTAGAAAGGAAAGGTTATCGAAAAGACAAGCCTTATCATCAAATCGTTTATTATTTAAGTAGTTGTGATCAAACAGCTAAAAAATTTAGTGAAAAAATTCAGGGACATTGGGGAATTGAAAACCAACTACATTGGGTCAAAGATGTTATTTTTGCTGAAGATACTTCCCCAATACACCATCTTCAGTCAGCAGTCAACTTTTCAGTTTTAAAGACCATTTGTCTCAATCTTTTTAGATTATTAGGCTTTTTATCAATTACCGAAGGGCGAAGATGGCTTGGACAGAGGCTTTGGCTACTCCCCATTTTGATAGAATGA
- a CDS encoding type II toxin-antitoxin system RelE/ParE family toxin: MGRNRRINERIRFTEPFKRRLKKLSKRYRQIREDINPVLEAIKAGNLVGTQIIGVSQTVFKVRAKNSDIPTGKSGGYRIIYQVFGNEIILLLVIYAKSEQTNITASEIEDIIKETLDQSN; encoded by the coding sequence TTGGGAAGGAATCGAAGAATAAATGAAAGAATTCGCTTTACTGAGCCCTTTAAGCGTCGTCTCAAAAAACTAAGCAAACGTTATCGTCAAATCCGAGAAGACATTAACCCTGTACTCGAAGCAATAAAGGCTGGCAATCTTGTCGGAACTCAAATTATTGGTGTTTCACAAACCGTCTTTAAGGTACGGGCAAAAAATAGTGATATTCCCACAGGAAAAAGCGGAGGATATCGGATTATTTATCAAGTTTTTGGCAATGAAATTATCTTACTTTTAGTCATTTATGCGAAATCAGAACAAACGAATATCACTGCATCAGAAATTGAAGATATTATCAAGGAAACTCTAGATCAATCCAACTAA
- a CDS encoding KGK domain-containing protein, with amino-acid sequence MSDSQGNNQSKDAVLGGELGKQNKFRRDPKLQADDVISVTGSNVRRGLIPHHNTFKFSEIEEQVLPKILQNSEIKQLKEGIEVEVLSPHQPWRKGKLKLKIECELTFIPEESGE; translated from the coding sequence ATGAGTGATTCTCAAGGCAATAATCAAAGCAAAGATGCCGTTTTAGGCGGAGAATTGGGAAAACAAAATAAATTTAGACGTGACCCAAAGTTACAAGCTGATGATGTTATTTCAGTGACTGGTTCTAATGTTAGACGTGGCTTGATTCCCCATCACAATACCTTTAAGTTTTCAGAAATTGAAGAACAAGTGCTGCCAAAAATCCTTCAAAATTCTGAAATCAAACAACTGAAAGAAGGAATTGAAGTTGAGGTTTTATCCCCTCATCAGCCTTGGCGTAAAGGAAAATTAAAGTTGAAAATCGAGTGTGAATTAACATTCATTCCAGAAGAATCAGGGGAATAA
- a CDS encoding nucleotide exchange factor GrpE, translating into MSSEQELFWFSVVLFIAAVIGILWLQDQGSKSSEVDSPVASVEATGESLQQECERLRQQLAQQKASLHEEFQEATFEQLQSLLTQFPSARKMAAAKPDLPAKNFSALFTPLENVLEEWGITPIGEVWETVAFNPQYHQADSDEIAEGETVYVRFVGYRQGEKILVPAKVSRTLPAGVVGD; encoded by the coding sequence ATGAGTAGTGAACAGGAACTGTTTTGGTTTAGTGTGGTCTTATTTATCGCAGCCGTTATCGGGATTCTGTGGTTGCAGGATCAAGGGTCAAAATCGTCTGAAGTGGATTCCCCTGTGGCATCGGTTGAAGCCACAGGGGAATCCTTACAACAAGAATGTGAACGGTTACGCCAACAGTTAGCACAACAAAAAGCAAGTCTCCATGAGGAGTTTCAAGAGGCAACCTTTGAACAATTACAATCGTTGTTAACACAGTTTCCCAGTGCGCGAAAAATGGCAGCAGCAAAGCCAGACCTCCCTGCAAAAAACTTTTCTGCTTTGTTTACGCCATTAGAAAATGTCTTAGAAGAATGGGGGATCACTCCCATCGGAGAAGTTTGGGAAACGGTAGCATTTAACCCGCAGTATCATCAAGCTGATAGTGATGAGATTGCAGAAGGGGAAACGGTTTATGTGCGCTTTGTAGGCTATCGTCAAGGGGAGAAAATTCTCGTTCCTGCGAAAGTGAGTCGGACTTTACCTGCAGGAGTGGTTGGGGATTAA
- a CDS encoding DUF2283 domain-containing protein: MKINYDSIEKTAYIELFSSEIIESEEVTSGIVYDFDAQDKIVGIELYHIEKLSIEELKSLYQVLETREEKQQLSDFLISLIAVQAA; this comes from the coding sequence ATGAAAATCAATTATGATTCTATAGAAAAAACAGCCTATATTGAATTATTCTCTTCAGAAATCATCGAATCGGAAGAAGTGACTTCAGGGATTGTTTATGATTTTGATGCTCAAGATAAAATTGTTGGCATTGAGTTATATCATATTGAAAAACTGTCAATTGAAGAACTTAAGAGTCTTTATCAAGTGTTGGAAACTAGAGAGGAAAAGCAACAACTCAGTGATTTTCTAATATCTTTAATTGCTGTCCAAGCAGCTTAA
- a CDS encoding DUF1257 domain-containing protein, translating to MSHFSTIKIQIKNGEILQQVLTELGYEVESNTKVRGYQGNQTNAEYVIRQKNGYDLGFRRNGESYELVADFWGTSINQQEFLNQINQKYAHQTLMQTVEEQGFDVEEEEVLEDGTVKVVVGRWV from the coding sequence ATGTCACACTTTAGCACAATTAAAATTCAAATTAAAAACGGAGAGATTCTCCAACAAGTCTTAACCGAACTGGGTTATGAAGTAGAAAGCAACACCAAAGTTAGAGGGTATCAAGGAAATCAAACCAATGCAGAATATGTGATTCGGCAAAAGAATGGTTATGATTTAGGCTTTCGTCGCAATGGGGAGAGTTATGAATTAGTTGCCGATTTTTGGGGTACAAGCATTAATCAACAGGAATTTCTGAATCAAATTAATCAAAAGTATGCCCATCAAACCTTGATGCAAACGGTAGAGGAACAAGGCTTTGATGTGGAAGAGGAGGAAGTGTTAGAAGATGGAACGGTGAAAGTAGTTGTCGGGAGATGGGTGTAA
- a CDS encoding DUF2997 domain-containing protein gives MAEYQRVEYRIGKDGKIKETVIEGSGESCLETTSDIESALGEVESQELLPEYYQGQEMLIHEETQTLEQGNNG, from the coding sequence ATGGCAGAATATCAGCGTGTCGAATACCGCATCGGAAAAGATGGGAAAATCAAAGAAACGGTCATTGAAGGATCGGGAGAAAGTTGCTTGGAAACTACGTCCGACATTGAATCTGCGTTAGGGGAAGTGGAGTCCCAAGAATTGCTTCCTGAATATTACCAAGGACAAGAAATGCTTATCCATGAAGAAACGCAAACCTTAGAACAGGGGAATAACGGATGA
- a CDS encoding DUF433 domain-containing protein, translating to MNRQELLSRITISPDIYFGKPCIRGHRIWVSLILDFLASGMNFQEILEEYPQLESEDILACIAYGAELSREYFFEIPIESK from the coding sequence ATGAACCGTCAAGAACTTTTATCTCGAATTACTATCAGTCCTGATATTTATTTTGGGAAACCTTGCATCCGAGGACATCGAATTTGGGTTTCTTTAATTTTAGATTTTCTTGCGAGTGGGATGAATTTTCAGGAAATTTTAGAAGAGTATCCCCAACTAGAATCAGAAGATATTTTGGCTTGTATTGCTTATGGGGCAGAACTATCAAGAGAGTATTTTTTTGAAATTCCGATTGAATCTAAATGA
- a CDS encoding Uma2 family endonuclease, translating to MSLITPDKLQHFQAMIELAKSKESDAEQIFIINNVTWQDYENLLEITSEEAGILLKYWQGNLELMSPSSRHEIYKENIGTLLECYFFAKKIRFYSLGSTTFRSQSLSRGIEPDKSYCINTRKEFPDLAIEVVITHGGIDALEIYKALEVTEVWFWEEEKLSVYILQNQDYIKVNQSSLFPDLPLELLAKYIPSDEPFDAVLEFRNQIK from the coding sequence ATGAGTTTAATTACTCCCGATAAATTACAGCATTTTCAAGCAATGATTGAGTTAGCGAAATCTAAAGAAAGTGATGCTGAACAAATTTTTATCATTAATAATGTCACTTGGCAAGACTATGAGAACTTATTAGAAATCACCAGTGAGGAAGCAGGAATCTTATTAAAATATTGGCAAGGAAACTTAGAACTAATGTCGCCTAGCAGTCGCCATGAAATCTATAAAGAAAATATTGGCACTTTATTAGAATGTTATTTTTTCGCCAAGAAGATTCGATTTTATTCTCTCGGCTCAACAACCTTTCGTTCTCAATCCCTTTCTCGCGGAATTGAACCTGATAAAAGTTATTGCATTAATACTCGAAAAGAATTTCCTGATCTAGCGATTGAAGTAGTAATTACTCATGGCGGAATTGATGCTTTAGAAATATACAAAGCGTTAGAAGTGACTGAAGTTTGGTTTTGGGAAGAAGAAAAACTGAGCGTTTATATTTTACAAAATCAAGACTATATTAAGGTGAATCAAAGTTCTTTATTTCCAGATTTACCGCTAGAATTGTTAGCCAAATATATTCCCAGTGACGAACCGTTTGATGCTGTCTTAGAATTTAGAAATCAAATCAAATAG
- a CDS encoding SUMF1/EgtB/PvdO family nonheme iron enzyme has translation MAQQPKDTDAVLGGKKTPQRSLVLGGIQGVKQRLQAPEEEVREDALYQALNYGEEGLALVIASLEDESLRVSNTAYELLLKQPNPSKELKVAIENYKKLPQMVYISGGSFIMGAPKTEKDSYDWERPQHRVEIAPFYMGRYPVTQRQYKAVMGENPSSFKGENNPVEGVIWYKAKEFCQKLSEQTRKIYQLPSEAQWEYACRAGTTTPFYFGETISTDQANYNGNYTYGNGKEGIYREKTTPVGSFPPNAFGLYDMHGNIWEWCEDVWHENYEGAPNDGSPWLTGGDHKLRVLRGGSWDVLPWLCRCANRYGYVPDIGYFNLGFRVVSSVARTL, from the coding sequence ATGGCACAACAACCAAAAGACACCGATGCGGTTTTAGGGGGAAAGAAAACCCCGCAGCGATCGCTGGTTTTAGGGGGAATACAAGGGGTCAAGCAACGGTTACAAGCCCCAGAAGAGGAAGTGAGAGAAGATGCCCTCTATCAAGCCTTAAACTATGGTGAGGAAGGATTAGCGTTAGTGATTGCTTCCTTGGAAGATGAAAGCCTGAGAGTAAGCAACACAGCTTATGAGTTGCTGTTAAAGCAACCTAACCCATCAAAAGAGTTAAAAGTTGCCATAGAAAACTATAAAAAGTTACCCCAAATGGTCTATATTTCAGGGGGAAGTTTTATCATGGGCGCACCAAAGACAGAAAAAGACAGTTATGACTGGGAAAGACCGCAACATCGAGTAGAAATTGCCCCTTTTTATATGGGGAGATATCCCGTCACTCAAAGACAATATAAAGCCGTAATGGGGGAGAACCCTTCTTCATTTAAGGGAGAAAATAATCCAGTAGAGGGTGTTATTTGGTACAAAGCAAAAGAATTTTGTCAGAAGTTATCCGAACAAACAAGGAAAATCTATCAACTGCCATCAGAAGCCCAATGGGAATACGCCTGTCGTGCGGGAACAACCACCCCATTTTACTTTGGGGAAACCATCAGCACTGACCAAGCAAACTATAATGGCAATTATACTTATGGCAACGGGAAAGAAGGAATTTATCGAGAGAAAACAACACCAGTGGGGTCATTTCCACCCAATGCGTTTGGTTTATACGATATGCACGGGAATATCTGGGAGTGGTGCGAAGATGTATGGCATGAGAATTATGAGGGAGCGCCCAATGATGGAAGTCCTTGGTTAACAGGAGGAGATCATAAACTTCGTGTGTTGCGCGGGGGTTCATGGGATGTCCTTCCGTGGCTCTGCCGTTGCGCCAACCGTTACGGGTACGTCCCCGATATCGGCTACTTCAACCTCGGTTTTCGGGTTGTCTCCTCAGTCGCAAGGACTCTCTAG
- a CDS encoding DUF3368 domain-containing protein, with protein sequence MSIVSNTSPISNLVAIQNLKLLQQLYDKIIIPPAVFRELTNAGNQEPASIAVRTLDWIEVKAISDQSLILTLQANLDRGEAEAIALAVEIGAKRLIIDERRGRNEAIQLGLSVTGVLGILLAAKQRKLIPFVKPLLDELRAKSFWVHDTLYSEVIRLAKE encoded by the coding sequence ATGAGTATTGTAAGTAACACTTCTCCCATTAGCAATCTTGTTGCCATTCAAAATTTAAAATTATTGCAACAACTCTATGACAAAATTATCATTCCCCCTGCTGTTTTTAGGGAATTGACAAATGCTGGAAATCAAGAACCAGCATCGATCGCGGTGAGAACATTAGATTGGATAGAAGTCAAAGCGATTTCTGACCAAAGTCTGATCTTAACTTTACAGGCTAATTTAGATAGAGGAGAAGCAGAAGCCATTGCACTTGCGGTTGAAATTGGAGCAAAACGTTTAATTATTGACGAACGAAGGGGAAGAAATGAAGCAATTCAATTAGGTTTATCAGTGACGGGCGTTTTAGGAATTTTACTAGCAGCTAAACAGCGAAAACTTATCCCTTTCGTCAAACCTCTCTTGGATGAATTAAGAGCTAAAAGTTTTTGGGTTCATGACACTTTATACAGTGAAGTGATTCGATTAGCTAAAGAATGA